A portion of the Pedobacter cryoconitis genome contains these proteins:
- a CDS encoding ExbD/TolR family protein, with protein MNLRKRNKGTVEVHTSALNDIMFFLMLFFLLASAAVNPQVVKLLLPRSESGQQSAAQKTVTVSINDNLTYFVEKQPVTLDQMKASIETYQKASPDLTIVLYVARGVSIENTMAVFDVANQLKLKVVLAVEPKK; from the coding sequence ATGAATCTACGCAAAAGAAATAAAGGAACTGTTGAGGTACACACTTCTGCGCTGAATGACATCATGTTTTTCCTGATGCTGTTCTTCCTGCTTGCTTCGGCAGCAGTGAACCCGCAGGTCGTTAAATTACTTCTTCCACGTTCTGAATCCGGACAACAATCTGCTGCCCAGAAAACAGTGACGGTCTCTATCAATGATAATCTGACTTATTTTGTAGAGAAACAACCAGTCACACTGGATCAGATGAAAGCAAGTATTGAAACTTATCAAAAGGCATCTCCGGATCTGACAATCGTATTATATGTTGCCAGAGGAGTTTCCATCGAGAATACTATGGCAGTTTTTGATGTAGCCAATCAGTTGAAACTGAAAGTTGTATTAGCTGTAGAACCAAAAAAATAA
- a CDS encoding MotA/TolQ/ExbB proton channel family protein: MITLLQVATDTVHHLTDTANAANQAVAAAPQELHFFDLLMKGGWVMLPLAFLAFSGLVIFVERYLTIRKSSKTESNLMLQIKQYIHEGRLENATALCRNTNSPLGRMLEKGLRRIGRPIKDIEAAIENVGKLEVSKLEKNISILGIIAGIAPMLGFVGTIIGVITIFHDVSVKGAIEIGTISGGLYTKMITSATGLIVGIIAYVLYHILNAMVERIILRMETDALEFIDLLEEPGK; the protein is encoded by the coding sequence ATGATCACTTTGCTACAGGTTGCTACAGATACAGTACACCATTTAACAGATACCGCCAACGCCGCAAACCAGGCTGTAGCTGCTGCACCTCAGGAACTTCACTTCTTTGATTTATTAATGAAGGGTGGCTGGGTTATGCTTCCACTTGCATTTCTTGCTTTTTCTGGTTTGGTAATCTTCGTTGAACGTTACCTGACAATCAGAAAATCTTCTAAAACAGAGTCTAATCTAATGCTTCAGATTAAACAATATATCCACGAAGGCAGATTGGAAAATGCGACTGCTTTATGCAGAAATACGAACTCCCCTTTGGGACGTATGCTGGAAAAAGGGCTTAGACGTATTGGCCGTCCGATCAAGGATATTGAAGCTGCAATTGAGAACGTAGGTAAACTGGAAGTCTCTAAACTAGAGAAAAACATCAGCATCTTAGGGATCATTGCAGGTATCGCGCCCATGTTAGGTTTCGTAGGAACAATTATCGGGGTAATTACAATTTTCCATGATGTATCCGTAAAAGGTGCGATTGAAATCGGAACTATATCTGGTGGTTTATATACTAAAATGATTACTTCAGCAACAGGGCTGATTGTAGGTATTATCGCTTATGTATTATACCACATCCTGAATGCAATGGTTGAAAGGATCATCCTGAGAATGGAAACCGATGCATTAGAATTTATTGATCTATTAGAGGAACCAGGTAAATAA
- a CDS encoding tetratricopeptide repeat protein, translating to MKKKYFFIPLLLAGNLTAGYAQVSALVNLNKNYQTGLELLQNEKYVAAAQQFRLVEQLRQKPGTAQESNAELSLLKENAKFYAAVCALELGNRDAESLFQTFIKDYPLNPNTKLAYFHVGKSYFAQKNYQKALDWFEKTDPSTLSQKQRTEYQFKQAYSYFELKNIEKAEPLFEAVKQVDGPFQESATYYFAYINYLNKEYKTALSNFEKLKGSKTYEASYPYYITSMYYLDERYDDVISYAVPVLKNTKQQFEAEMLSLIAASYFAKSDYKNAALYFSDFYTKSGNTKTKNNLFIYQYGYSLFELGMYRESVGILEQLTTDDVYLQSGMHTLGRAFIKLGDKSKARSAFFRASRLEFDKVTQEDAWINYARLSYELDFNQQALESTQSFLKQFPSSRKINDAKTLLGEILLTSKNYQAAIDILEPIQNKSPEALEAYQKVLYFRGLEFYNERAFPNGLSMFQRSNAIPNDAEIHALSTYWMAEAMYELRKYGEAVRTFEKFLAMPDADKTKVYNFANYALAYAAFEDEKYAKAATYFERFLNGNDKDKNTVVDATMRLADSYFVSKSYANALTYYNRIITNKSTGEDYALFQRGMIQGLQGQDDTKITTMGSLLQQFPSSNYADDAGFEIAYTYFNKGDLDKSKTDLTALITKYPNSSYVPRALVTIGLVQYNQDKDEEALASFKKVINDYASTEEAKQALESIKNIYVDRGDANGFIAYANTTPIGNYTVAEQDNIVFSAAKNTYLKGDAQGTVESVNAYFDKYPKAIHAKEAKFIRAESLVKLNRPDDAIADYEFILNDWTSDYTERSLVSISKLFLAQKKYNEAIVYLKRLETSADYKSHYSFAINNLLQAYTALNMPDDMLKYVLLTKESDKASEEEVNSADLYAGKAYLLKADTTMAVKSFSNVVAKTKTLAAAEAKYTLAEIQYNKHDYKASQKTCFDLVNNMPSYDYWVAKAFILLADNYVALKDKLQAKSTLLSIIDNYDGKDEIVATAKEKLEKIK from the coding sequence ATGAAGAAAAAATACTTTTTTATTCCGCTTTTATTAGCTGGTAACCTTACCGCAGGTTATGCGCAGGTAAGTGCGTTAGTAAACCTCAATAAAAACTATCAGACGGGCCTTGAATTACTTCAAAACGAAAAGTATGTCGCTGCAGCTCAACAATTCAGATTGGTTGAACAGCTAAGACAAAAACCCGGAACAGCTCAGGAAAGTAATGCGGAACTTTCTTTACTCAAAGAAAACGCCAAGTTTTATGCCGCTGTCTGTGCATTGGAATTAGGTAACCGCGATGCAGAAAGCCTATTTCAAACCTTCATTAAAGACTATCCGTTAAATCCAAATACTAAATTAGCTTACTTCCATGTAGGTAAATCTTATTTCGCGCAAAAAAACTACCAGAAAGCATTGGACTGGTTTGAAAAAACTGACCCTTCTACCCTTTCTCAGAAACAAAGAACAGAATACCAGTTCAAACAGGCTTATTCTTATTTCGAACTGAAAAACATAGAAAAAGCAGAACCTTTATTTGAAGCAGTAAAACAAGTTGACGGCCCTTTCCAGGAAAGTGCAACTTATTACTTTGCTTATATCAATTACCTGAATAAAGAGTATAAAACAGCCCTGAGTAATTTTGAAAAACTGAAAGGTTCTAAAACTTATGAAGCAAGTTATCCTTATTATATCACCTCCATGTACTACCTGGATGAGCGCTATGATGATGTGATCAGTTATGCAGTTCCGGTATTAAAAAATACCAAACAACAATTTGAAGCAGAAATGCTGAGTTTAATTGCTGCTTCTTATTTTGCTAAATCAGACTACAAAAATGCAGCACTGTATTTCAGTGACTTTTATACCAAAAGCGGTAATACTAAAACTAAAAACAATCTCTTCATTTACCAATACGGTTACTCCCTGTTCGAATTGGGGATGTACAGAGAATCTGTAGGTATATTAGAGCAGTTAACTACCGATGATGTGTATTTGCAAAGCGGTATGCACACCTTAGGCCGTGCTTTCATTAAACTAGGTGACAAATCAAAAGCAAGAAGTGCTTTCTTCAGAGCATCCCGTCTTGAATTTGACAAAGTGACGCAGGAAGATGCCTGGATTAACTATGCAAGATTAAGTTATGAACTTGATTTCAATCAGCAGGCGTTAGAATCTACACAGAGCTTCTTAAAGCAATTCCCTTCTTCGCGTAAAATTAACGACGCCAAAACATTATTGGGCGAGATTCTTTTAACCAGCAAAAACTACCAGGCTGCAATTGATATTTTAGAGCCTATTCAGAATAAATCACCAGAAGCACTGGAAGCTTACCAGAAAGTATTATACTTCAGAGGTTTGGAATTCTACAACGAACGTGCTTTCCCGAACGGGCTTTCGATGTTCCAGCGTTCCAATGCAATTCCCAATGATGCTGAGATTCATGCATTGAGTACTTACTGGATGGCAGAAGCCATGTACGAGTTACGCAAGTACGGAGAAGCAGTCAGAACATTTGAGAAATTCCTGGCCATGCCTGATGCAGATAAAACCAAAGTATACAACTTTGCGAATTATGCATTGGCTTATGCAGCCTTTGAAGATGAGAAATATGCAAAAGCAGCAACTTACTTTGAACGCTTCCTGAATGGAAATGATAAAGACAAAAACACAGTAGTTGATGCAACCATGCGTTTAGCGGATTCTTACTTCGTAAGCAAAAGCTATGCAAATGCCTTAACCTACTATAACAGAATCATCACCAACAAATCAACAGGTGAAGATTATGCATTGTTCCAGAGAGGGATGATCCAGGGATTACAGGGACAGGACGATACCAAGATTACTACAATGGGCAGCCTGTTACAACAATTCCCATCTTCAAATTATGCAGATGATGCAGGTTTTGAAATTGCCTATACCTATTTCAATAAAGGTGACCTGGACAAATCAAAAACTGACCTGACTGCACTGATCACTAAATACCCGAACAGCAGTTATGTACCAAGAGCACTGGTTACAATCGGACTGGTACAATATAACCAGGATAAAGATGAAGAAGCACTGGCATCGTTCAAGAAAGTAATCAACGACTATGCAAGTACTGAAGAAGCTAAACAAGCTTTGGAATCTATCAAAAATATCTATGTGGACCGCGGTGATGCCAATGGCTTTATCGCTTATGCGAACACCACACCTATCGGTAATTATACGGTAGCAGAACAGGATAATATTGTTTTCTCGGCAGCCAAAAACACTTACCTGAAAGGTGATGCACAAGGAACAGTAGAAAGCGTAAATGCTTACTTTGACAAGTATCCAAAAGCGATACATGCTAAAGAAGCGAAGTTTATCAGAGCAGAATCACTAGTTAAACTGAACCGTCCTGATGATGCAATTGCTGATTACGAATTCATCCTGAATGACTGGACAAGTGATTACACAGAACGTTCACTGGTTAGCATTTCTAAATTATTCTTAGCACAGAAAAAATACAATGAAGCTATCGTATATCTGAAAAGACTGGAAACATCTGCAGATTACAAGTCACATTATTCATTTGCAATTAATAATCTGCTTCAGGCTTATACGGCGTTGAACATGCCAGATGATATGTTGAAGTATGTATTGCTGACTAAAGAATCTGACAAAGCTTCTGAAGAAGAAGTGAACAGTGCAGATCTTTATGCTGGTAAAGCTTACTTGTTAAAAGCAGATACTACAATGGCTGTGAAATCATTCAGTAATGTAGTTGCTAAAACAAAAACACTGGCTGCTGCTGAAGCAAAATACACATTGGCAGAAATCCAATATAATAAACATGACTATAAAGCATCTCAGAAAACTTGTTTTGATTTAGTCAATAACATGCCTTCTTACGATTACTGGGTGGCAAAAGCGTTTATCCTGCTGGCAGATAATTATGTCGCATTAAAAGACAAACTGCAAGCGAAAAGTACGCTCTTAAGTATTATTGATAACTATGACGGTAAAGATGAAATTGTCGCTACTGCCAAAGAGAAATTAGAAAAAATTAAATAA
- a CDS encoding bifunctional folylpolyglutamate synthase/dihydrofolate synthase: MTYLETLDYLYSRLPMFTRIGAAAMKKDLHNTIVMCENLGNPQDKFKTIHVGGTNGKGSTSHMLAAILQKAGYKTGLYTSPHLKDFRERIRVNGEMITERFVTDFTAQQKELMESISPSFFEVTVAMAFAYFEAEKVDVAIVEVGLGGRKDSTNIIHPALSVITNISFDHTNLLGNTLFEIAGQKAGIIKPGVPAVIGERQEEIAQVFITEAKETASELIFANTELRVQDTVREGRLLKTSVYQQDTCLFKDLTLDLSGFYQLKNLLTVIQSVLTLNQHGFNITDEALYSGLAHTVQITGLQGRWQTLQENPLIICDTGHNIAGIQEVLENINATEYHNLHIVIGMLGDKDVTSVLEMLPLNAKYYFCQPDLERAMPAHQLAEQAAKFMLQGPVFETVTLALNAAKATAETDDLIFVGGSTFVVAEVL; the protein is encoded by the coding sequence ATGACTTATTTAGAAACCCTGGATTACCTGTACAGCAGACTTCCAATGTTTACCCGTATCGGTGCAGCAGCAATGAAAAAGGACTTACACAACACGATCGTGATGTGTGAAAATCTGGGAAACCCTCAGGATAAATTTAAGACTATACACGTAGGCGGTACAAATGGGAAAGGCTCTACTTCACATATGCTTGCGGCTATTTTACAGAAAGCCGGTTACAAAACCGGCTTATATACCTCTCCCCATTTAAAAGACTTCAGAGAAAGGATCAGAGTAAATGGCGAAATGATCACTGAACGTTTCGTCACTGATTTTACCGCACAGCAAAAAGAGCTTATGGAATCCATTAGCCCTTCTTTTTTTGAAGTAACCGTGGCGATGGCATTTGCTTACTTCGAAGCAGAAAAGGTTGACGTAGCCATTGTTGAAGTTGGCCTTGGCGGCAGAAAAGATTCGACAAATATCATTCATCCGGCGTTGTCCGTAATTACAAATATCAGCTTTGACCATACCAATTTATTAGGCAATACCCTGTTTGAAATTGCTGGACAGAAAGCTGGGATTATCAAACCCGGAGTGCCCGCTGTGATCGGAGAAAGACAAGAAGAAATTGCGCAGGTATTCATAACTGAAGCCAAAGAAACAGCAAGTGAGCTGATCTTTGCAAATACGGAGCTGCGTGTTCAGGATACCGTACGCGAAGGCAGACTACTGAAAACATCAGTTTATCAACAAGATACCTGTCTGTTTAAAGATTTGACACTTGATCTGAGCGGATTTTATCAGCTAAAAAACTTGCTGACAGTCATACAATCTGTACTGACATTGAATCAACATGGCTTTAACATTACTGATGAAGCCTTGTATAGTGGTTTGGCCCATACCGTTCAAATTACTGGTTTACAAGGAAGATGGCAAACCCTCCAGGAGAATCCTTTAATTATCTGTGATACCGGACATAATATTGCAGGTATCCAGGAAGTACTGGAAAACATCAATGCCACCGAATATCACAATTTACATATCGTTATTGGCATGTTAGGCGATAAAGATGTGACCAGTGTATTGGAAATGCTCCCGTTAAATGCAAAATACTACTTTTGCCAGCCCGATCTGGAAAGAGCAATGCCAGCACATCAACTGGCAGAACAAGCGGCAAAATTTATGTTACAAGGCCCTGTTTTCGAAACGGTAACCTTAGCTTTGAACGCAGCTAAAGCGACTGCTGAAACCGATGATCTGATTTTTGTTGGTGGGAGTACATTCGTCGTAGCTGAAGTGCTTTAA
- a CDS encoding TonB-dependent receptor has product MRFNKLLYTTVFLLTAGTLTIKAQDKKTTEKKATEKKAAEKKVADKKVADKNDDDKQVTEEIEVVRPYKPILAEAVKLRRSPDLNDVKTYKARFNYSLTDRKLELNSDIDKLYAQEVAAEKQTEIINNYVKGAFGSASTVLGEAYINMGRSENYQAGGFFRHFSQSGKLNGQKFNQQQLSVFGRSIGEKAIFSGRINYERKGLYFYGYDETNPLRNPNPGKQSFNFIEAEAEVVNKHSEDEDALSYAAKINGYIWGDQLSASENSVVINGYLNKRISSFNFGLAASGEFGNTKDVSTSVTNNLLRLNPYIRLQASGIKITAGINFVQEFGTVSKSRIFPAVTADFTIIPDYLQIFGEIKGDVNRNSMKEFSDENPFLNSNIAIRNSIEKLSFSAGIKGTGGPGFGYKARVYRKEITDMPLFVNNFTDFNKFDVIYDFGTMKLLGLEGEVSVQVSDQLKWTGKINVEDYKPASEQYSWFKPQLRISSDLLYNVTDKLGFTAAVVIQDASNAKIYTAAPAAPYIIPNPAIEQVVNVKGFVDLGLGANYKINNKFSAFVKANNLLNKEYSRYLYYQAIGVNVFGGISYSF; this is encoded by the coding sequence ATGAGATTCAACAAATTATTATATACTACTGTTTTTTTACTGACCGCAGGTACACTGACCATCAAGGCACAGGATAAAAAAACGACTGAAAAGAAAGCTACCGAGAAGAAGGCAGCAGAAAAGAAAGTTGCGGATAAAAAAGTAGCAGATAAAAACGATGACGACAAACAAGTAACTGAAGAGATCGAAGTCGTAAGACCTTATAAGCCAATTTTGGCCGAAGCAGTTAAATTAAGAAGAAGCCCGGACTTGAACGATGTTAAAACTTATAAAGCACGTTTCAATTACAGCTTAACTGATAGAAAACTGGAGCTTAATTCAGACATTGATAAATTATATGCACAAGAAGTTGCGGCAGAAAAACAAACAGAAATTATCAATAACTATGTAAAAGGTGCTTTTGGTTCTGCCAGCACAGTTTTAGGTGAAGCTTATATTAATATGGGCCGTTCTGAAAATTACCAGGCAGGTGGTTTTTTCAGACACTTCAGTCAGTCCGGAAAATTAAACGGACAGAAATTCAACCAACAGCAATTAAGCGTTTTCGGTCGCAGCATCGGTGAAAAAGCGATATTCAGCGGTCGTATTAATTACGAGAGAAAAGGTCTTTATTTCTATGGTTATGATGAAACCAATCCACTAAGAAATCCTAATCCCGGAAAGCAGTCTTTCAACTTTATTGAAGCAGAAGCTGAGGTTGTCAACAAACACAGTGAAGATGAAGATGCCTTAAGTTATGCAGCTAAAATTAACGGCTATATCTGGGGTGACCAGTTATCTGCCAGCGAAAATTCGGTTGTGATTAACGGTTATTTGAATAAAAGGATCAGCAGTTTCAACTTTGGTTTAGCTGCTTCAGGAGAGTTTGGGAATACGAAAGATGTATCAACAAGTGTAACCAATAATTTATTACGTTTAAACCCATACATCCGTTTACAGGCTAGTGGAATCAAAATCACAGCAGGAATTAACTTTGTTCAGGAGTTTGGTACGGTGTCTAAATCAAGGATCTTCCCTGCTGTAACTGCAGACTTCACAATTATTCCTGATTACCTGCAGATTTTTGGAGAGATTAAAGGAGACGTGAACAGAAATTCTATGAAAGAATTCTCGGATGAAAACCCATTCCTGAATAGCAATATTGCCATTAGAAACTCTATTGAAAAACTAAGTTTCAGTGCAGGTATTAAAGGTACTGGCGGCCCTGGTTTTGGTTACAAAGCAAGAGTATACCGCAAGGAAATTACTGACATGCCACTTTTCGTAAACAACTTTACAGACTTCAACAAATTTGATGTGATCTACGATTTCGGAACGATGAAATTATTAGGTTTAGAAGGTGAAGTTTCTGTTCAGGTGAGTGATCAGTTAAAATGGACTGGTAAAATCAACGTAGAAGATTACAAACCAGCTTCAGAACAATATAGCTGGTTCAAACCTCAATTGCGTATAAGTTCAGACCTGTTATACAATGTAACAGACAAATTAGGTTTTACTGCTGCTGTAGTTATCCAGGACGCATCAAATGCAAAAATCTACACTGCTGCTCCAGCTGCTCCTTACATCATCCCTAACCCTGCAATCGAACAAGTAGTGAATGTGAAAGGTTTTGTAGACTTAGGACTTGGCGCTAACTATAAAATCAACAACAAATTCTCAGCATTCGTTAAAGCGAATAACCTGTTAAATAAAGAGTACAGCAGATACTTATATTACCAGGCAATTGGTGTAAATGTATTTGGCGGAATCAGCTATTCGTTCTAA
- a CDS encoding energy transducer TonB: MTYHKEENNYPKAVAISTAIMAGLLILSFFIAIGTFKPVEEAGMGGMVVNYGTSVEGMGTDYTSIEEPSADPDANKQLPDKVVPEKVVTPVKSVESSDKEITTQDNEEAVSISTKKNTKPSTPTVATKVVDKPAKPAVNQNALYKGKANKGNGQGDGTGTTPGNQGSVNGDPLANNYGEGGSGFGGTPIALRRFTNLVTPQDNGQKTGKIAVRISINKQGIVVDATPGVRGTTLQDLDLWAKCKAAVMGARLNQSESAPDLQVGVVVFNFKVK, from the coding sequence ATGACTTACCATAAAGAAGAAAATAATTATCCTAAGGCCGTAGCAATATCCACCGCGATCATGGCTGGTTTATTGATATTAAGCTTTTTTATTGCTATCGGGACTTTCAAACCTGTTGAAGAAGCAGGTATGGGCGGAATGGTAGTTAATTATGGTACTTCTGTAGAGGGAATGGGTACGGATTATACCAGTATAGAGGAACCTTCTGCCGACCCGGATGCAAACAAGCAGCTTCCTGACAAAGTAGTTCCTGAAAAGGTAGTTACGCCTGTTAAATCAGTAGAAAGTTCCGACAAGGAAATCACGACACAAGACAACGAAGAAGCCGTAAGTATCAGTACTAAGAAAAACACGAAACCTTCTACCCCTACTGTCGCTACCAAAGTGGTTGACAAACCAGCTAAACCTGCTGTAAATCAAAATGCACTTTATAAAGGTAAAGCCAACAAAGGAAATGGACAGGGAGATGGGACCGGAACTACACCTGGTAATCAGGGATCAGTTAACGGAGATCCATTAGCTAACAATTATGGTGAAGGCGGTTCTGGTTTTGGTGGTACGCCAATTGCATTAAGACGCTTTACTAACCTGGTAACCCCTCAGGATAACGGACAAAAAACAGGTAAAATAGCAGTCAGGATCAGTATCAATAAACAAGGGATAGTTGTAGATGCCACTCCTGGTGTCAGAGGGACAACCTTGCAGGATCTGGATCTCTGGGCTAAATGTAAAGCAGCCGTAATGGGTGCACGTCTCAACCAATCTGAATCTGCACCTGACCTGCAGGTAGGCGTTGTAGTTTTTAATTTTAAAGTGAAATAA